The following coding sequences lie in one Sedimentibacter sp. MB35-C1 genomic window:
- a CDS encoding chloride channel protein, translated as MSPKSYNDYSDIVLLTLFAIPVGIAVGLVDALFGRILIWITNVRMEHPYQLIPFLGIIGILIVWCYKEFGKNSAKGMSLIFEAGHGTSDNIPLRLIPFSIVGTWLTHLFGGSAGREGVAIQVGGALSYEAGRRILTNVDRKLLLIVGMSAGFGGLFRTPIAAAFFAVEVLTAGVLENKAMLPALAASFTASFTANICGLEKFYFMLSDNVTFSLLLALKLIALGISFGITGRLFTMYLHKLKEIFADRMKNPLIRIFVIGVAVSCFSLLLWNGRYSGLGTNLISMSFDNGIYAWDFALKLVFTVVTLAAGFQGGEVTPLFSIGAPLGVVLASILNVPVYFAAALGYSAVFAGATNTLIAPMIIGAEVFGYEYLPYFVIVCTVAYACNGNLSIYSLQKIYEIK; from the coding sequence ATTTCACCAAAAAGTTATAATGATTATAGTGATATAGTATTGCTTACGCTATTTGCTATACCTGTGGGAATTGCTGTAGGCTTGGTTGATGCTTTATTTGGGCGTATACTCATATGGATTACGAATGTTAGGATGGAACACCCCTATCAACTAATTCCGTTTCTAGGAATAATCGGTATTTTAATTGTTTGGTGCTACAAAGAATTCGGCAAAAACAGCGCAAAGGGCATGAGCTTAATATTTGAGGCAGGTCATGGCACAAGTGACAATATACCTCTTAGGCTAATCCCCTTTTCCATCGTAGGAACCTGGCTTACACATTTGTTCGGAGGAAGTGCAGGAAGAGAAGGCGTTGCCATACAGGTTGGTGGAGCACTATCTTACGAAGCAGGCAGACGAATTTTAACCAATGTTGATAGAAAATTACTATTGATTGTAGGTATGTCCGCAGGTTTCGGAGGCCTGTTTAGGACACCAATTGCAGCAGCTTTCTTTGCTGTGGAGGTGCTTACGGCAGGTGTCTTGGAAAATAAAGCAATGCTTCCTGCGCTAGCAGCTTCTTTTACTGCAAGCTTTACTGCAAATATATGCGGCTTGGAAAAGTTTTATTTTATGCTATCGGATAATGTTACTTTTTCACTATTGTTAGCGCTGAAGCTTATTGCGCTTGGAATTTCTTTTGGAATTACTGGTAGGCTATTTACAATGTACTTACATAAACTTAAAGAGATTTTTGCCGATCGCATGAAAAATCCGCTTATACGAATTTTCGTTATTGGAGTTGCAGTGAGCTGTTTTTCACTGTTATTATGGAACGGTAGATATTCTGGACTTGGAACAAACTTGATTTCCATGAGCTTCGATAATGGCATATATGCTTGGGACTTTGCATTGAAGCTAGTATTTACAGTAGTTACTTTAGCTGCAGGTTTTCAGGGCGGCGAGGTTACTCCACTGTTTTCCATAGGAGCACCTCTTGGCGTAGTCTTAGCTTCTATACTTAATGTGCCAGTGTATTTCGCTGCAGCATTAGGATATTCCGCAGTATTTGCCGGCGCTACTAACACACTGATTGCTCCAATGATAATTGGTGCAGAAGTCTTTGGCTATGAATATCTGCCTTACTTTGTTATAGTGTGCACTGTAGCTTATGCCTGCAACGGAAATTTATCGATTTATTCACTTCAAAAAATATATGAAATAAAATAA
- a CDS encoding CD3072 family TudS-related putative desulfidase, with protein MKRDKKIVLVSHCILNVNAKVYGIATESAGCSKIVSELLNKGYGIIQLPCVEQSCFGIRRWGQVKEQMNFPGFRSKCYELLNPVIEQVSDFYNNGYNIAAVIGLDGSPACGVNYTCTGNWGGEIGDGYGLQSKIRSLDKLPEYGVMMEVLAEMLDDAGIVTKFLSVDESNPEASLQNLISELIE; from the coding sequence TTGAAAAGGGACAAGAAAATAGTGCTTGTGTCACACTGTATATTAAATGTTAATGCTAAGGTTTATGGTATTGCTACGGAATCTGCCGGATGCAGTAAAATAGTTTCCGAGCTTTTGAATAAAGGGTATGGAATTATACAGCTACCTTGCGTTGAGCAAAGCTGTTTTGGAATTAGACGTTGGGGACAGGTAAAGGAACAGATGAATTTTCCGGGATTTAGGTCAAAATGTTATGAACTGCTGAATCCTGTTATTGAGCAGGTATCAGATTTTTATAATAACGGATATAACATAGCCGCAGTAATTGGCTTGGATGGAAGTCCTGCATGTGGCGTTAACTATACCTGTACTGGTAATTGGGGCGGTGAAATAGGAGATGGATATGGTTTGCAATCCAAAATTCGTTCTTTGGATAAGCTGCCGGAATATGGTGTCATGATGGAAGTGCTGGCTGAAATGTTAGATGACGCCGGAATAGTTACAAAATTTCTGTCAGTAGACGAAAGCAACCCTGAAGCATCTTTACAGAATCTTATTTCTGAATTAATAGAATAA
- a CDS encoding ABC transporter substrate-binding protein — protein MVIVLSLFALTACGTDAKNEVNNEVNNDLENNEAADTSLQSIIDSKVLRVGMCPEYPPFESINENNEIVGFDPSLAAAIADEIGVKAEFVNTPWEGLIAGVNNGDFDIIMSAMSPEEATSATDAVELSDNYYTLADVIVVKSENDEINSKEDLAGKIIGIQDASSAAQAAEKLPEMGIEVAEIKHYNRNADAYAELVNGRIDAIVVGVTYANEQAKNNPEFKVVNDPIQEIGIAVVAKDGSEALIEKIEEVISKLKENGTYDNIAVEWLAVE, from the coding sequence ATGGTAATTGTGTTGTCTTTATTTGCGCTGACAGCTTGTGGCACAGATGCAAAAAATGAAGTAAACAATGAAGTAAACAATGATTTGGAAAATAATGAGGCGGCTGATACTTCACTGCAGTCGATAATCGACAGCAAGGTTTTGCGTGTCGGAATGTGTCCGGAATATCCACCCTTTGAAAGCATAAACGAAAATAATGAAATTGTAGGTTTTGATCCGAGCCTTGCAGCTGCAATTGCGGATGAAATAGGGGTTAAGGCTGAATTTGTTAATACTCCATGGGAAGGATTAATTGCAGGAGTAAACAATGGAGATTTTGACATTATAATGTCAGCCATGTCACCGGAAGAAGCAACCTCTGCAACGGATGCGGTTGAACTTAGTGATAATTACTATACACTGGCTGATGTAATAGTAGTTAAGTCCGAAAATGATGAAATTAATAGTAAGGAAGATCTGGCAGGTAAAATAATTGGAATTCAAGACGCGTCATCTGCGGCGCAGGCAGCTGAAAAATTACCTGAAATGGGTATTGAAGTGGCTGAAATTAAGCATTACAACAGAAATGCAGATGCCTATGCAGAGCTTGTAAACGGTAGAATAGACGCAATTGTAGTCGGCGTAACTTATGCTAATGAGCAGGCTAAAAATAATCCGGAGTTCAAGGTCGTGAATGATCCGATTCAGGAGATTGGTATAGCAGTTGTGGCTAAAGATGGATCAGAGGCATTGATTGAAAAGATAGAAGAAGTTATAAGTAAATTAAAAGAAAACGGAACATATGACAATATAGCTGTAGAGTGGCTTGCTGTTGAGTAA
- a CDS encoding amino acid ABC transporter permease: MRNLDFTVIKPFVHLLPSAVAITLKVGIGAFFLTLIIAIVVGSMRTRKLYKPIRFLLAAYVEFFRGTPLLIQLFVVYYGLPSFGIKIGTIPASILTMGLNSGAYLSEVVRASILSIDKGQYEAAAMLGYSNIQTTVHIILPQALRIAVPSFMNGFSSIIKETSITSVLPIVELTKLGNQIYAKTYHPFEIYITMAVIYFAMTYFVTFFAKWLERRLSVWVKK, translated from the coding sequence ATGCGAAATTTAGATTTTACGGTGATAAAACCTTTTGTGCATCTGTTACCTTCTGCTGTTGCCATTACATTGAAGGTTGGCATAGGTGCATTTTTTTTGACATTGATAATAGCCATAGTTGTGGGAAGCATGCGAACTAGAAAGTTGTACAAGCCTATTCGCTTTCTGCTGGCGGCATACGTTGAATTTTTTAGGGGAACTCCATTACTTATACAGCTTTTTGTTGTATATTACGGTCTGCCGTCTTTTGGAATAAAAATAGGAACTATTCCTGCTTCGATTCTCACCATGGGGCTAAACAGCGGCGCATACTTATCCGAGGTGGTCAGGGCATCAATTCTGTCAATCGACAAAGGACAGTACGAAGCGGCAGCAATGCTTGGGTACAGCAATATTCAAACTACGGTTCACATTATTCTGCCGCAGGCACTTAGAATAGCAGTACCATCATTTATGAACGGTTTTTCATCAATAATAAAGGAAACTTCAATTACGTCAGTGCTGCCTATTGTTGAGCTTACAAAGCTGGGGAATCAAATCTATGCAAAAACATACCATCCTTTTGAAATATATATTACTATGGCAGTTATTTATTTTGCTATGACTTATTTTGTAACCTTTTTTGCTAAATGGCTGGAAAGGAGGTTGTCAGTATGGGTAAAAAAATAA
- a CDS encoding amino acid ABC transporter ATP-binding protein, translating into MGKKIIEVGNLSKSYGDTQVLKSLNMQIETGEVVAIIGSSGSGKSTLVRCIAGLEKIDGGEILLGGQRISGTKSTNGKVGMVFQNFNLFPHYRVGENVSMPLKTVLKYSNAEAEEKSRMMLDRVHMLDKLKQYPNNLSGGQQQRVAIARALALGPEVMIFDEPTSSLDPELSHEVFETISDLAKEGQTMLIVTHQINAVRRFATRIVFLSKGKIEVEGTPDYIFNQSENYDLKHFLKQVSFEDI; encoded by the coding sequence ATGGGTAAAAAAATAATAGAAGTTGGTAATTTATCTAAGAGTTACGGAGATACGCAGGTTCTTAAATCATTGAACATGCAGATTGAAACAGGTGAGGTTGTGGCAATAATAGGGTCAAGCGGCAGCGGTAAAAGTACATTAGTGCGTTGTATCGCAGGATTGGAAAAGATTGACGGAGGGGAAATCCTGCTTGGAGGGCAAAGAATAAGCGGAACAAAAAGCACCAACGGTAAAGTAGGAATGGTCTTTCAGAATTTTAATCTGTTTCCTCACTACAGGGTTGGTGAAAATGTGAGTATGCCTCTTAAAACTGTTTTAAAGTACAGTAATGCGGAAGCGGAAGAAAAAAGCAGAATGATGCTTGACAGAGTACACATGTTAGATAAGCTTAAGCAGTATCCCAATAATTTATCAGGGGGTCAGCAGCAAAGAGTTGCAATTGCCAGGGCATTAGCATTAGGACCAGAAGTCATGATTTTCGATGAACCTACTTCGTCATTGGATCCGGAACTTTCGCATGAAGTTTTTGAGACAATAAGCGATTTAGCAAAGGAAGGGCAGACAATGCTTATTGTAACGCATCAAATTAATGCAGTCAGACGTTTTGCAACAAGAATAGTGTTTTTGAGTAAGGGTAAAATTGAAGTGGAGGGAACGCCGGACTATATTTTCAACCAATCAGAAAACTATGATTTAAAGCATTTTCTTAAGCAGGTTTCTTTTGAGGATATATAG
- a CDS encoding phosphoribosyltransferase family protein, translated as MEENIVNTYNIEVSGVKRELNIVQINDKLSIASFVILGDTEVVCAAAKDIVKKLPPVDYLVTAEAKGIPLTFEISRLLNMKKYIVVRKSVKPYMNEPIIDEVVSITTQKKQELVLDEKDAAEIKGKRVAIIDDVISTGESIAAIERLVNSVGGIVTAKAAILAEGDASKRDDIVFLEALPVFNR; from the coding sequence ATGGAGGAGAATATCGTGAATACTTACAACATTGAAGTTTCGGGAGTAAAAAGGGAACTTAACATAGTTCAAATAAATGATAAATTAAGTATAGCCAGTTTTGTTATTTTGGGCGATACAGAAGTAGTGTGCGCCGCAGCTAAGGATATAGTAAAAAAGCTGCCTCCGGTTGATTATCTTGTGACAGCCGAAGCTAAAGGGATTCCTTTAACGTTTGAAATATCAAGATTATTAAATATGAAAAAATACATCGTAGTGCGTAAGAGCGTAAAGCCTTATATGAACGAGCCCATTATTGACGAAGTAGTTTCTATAACAACCCAGAAAAAGCAGGAGCTGGTATTAGATGAAAAAGACGCTGCTGAAATAAAAGGCAAAAGGGTTGCAATAATAGATGATGTTATCAGTACTGGGGAATCAATAGCAGCAATTGAAAGGCTAGTTAATTCCGTAGGTGGTATTGTAACGGCGAAAGCGGCCATACTTGCGGAAGGAGATGCCTCAAAGCGAGATGATATTGTTTTTTTGGAGGCGTTGCCTGTTTTTAATAGATGA
- a CDS encoding PadR family transcriptional regulator gives MKIDNSLIRGNTRMLVLAIIESGSRYGYEIIRELEAKSYGTFVLKEGTLYPILHAMENEELIKSSIYAMENKRIRRYYKITKKGRIYLYNKKKEWEEFSAKVNLIIGKTS, from the coding sequence ATGAAAATAGACAACAGCCTCATAAGAGGCAATACCAGAATGCTCGTTCTGGCAATTATAGAATCTGGAAGCAGATATGGATATGAAATTATCAGAGAACTTGAAGCTAAATCCTACGGTACGTTTGTTCTGAAGGAAGGAACCCTATATCCTATTTTGCATGCCATGGAAAATGAGGAACTAATAAAATCCTCAATCTATGCCATGGAAAACAAACGAATAAGAAGATACTATAAAATAACGAAGAAAGGCAGAATTTATTTGTACAATAAAAAAAAGGAATGGGAAGAATTTTCTGCAAAAGTAAATCTTATTATCGGAAAAACTAGCTAA
- a CDS encoding NAD(P)H-dependent oxidoreductase subunit E, producing MNEKTREFIDGVLTKYCCDKKEIINIIQEVQNEYNYLPEDVLVYIAKNLDVSQSKVYGVATFYENFSLDAKGKNIIKICDGTACHVRKSVPILNAVNKELGLSEKKKTTDDMMFTVETVSCLGACGLAPVMTVNGNVHPKMTPESAVELIRNIRKGSL from the coding sequence ATGAATGAAAAAACAAGAGAATTCATTGATGGTGTTTTAACAAAGTATTGCTGTGATAAAAAAGAAATCATCAACATTATTCAAGAGGTTCAAAATGAATATAATTATTTGCCTGAGGATGTGCTGGTTTATATAGCGAAAAATCTAGATGTAAGCCAATCTAAAGTCTATGGTGTTGCTACATTTTATGAAAATTTCTCTCTTGATGCAAAGGGTAAAAACATTATTAAAATTTGTGACGGAACGGCATGCCATGTCAGAAAATCTGTTCCTATCTTGAATGCGGTGAACAAAGAATTGGGATTATCTGAAAAAAAGAAAACGACGGATGATATGATGTTTACGGTTGAAACTGTATCCTGTCTTGGAGCCTGCGGCCTTGCACCGGTAATGACAGTTAATGGTAACGTACATCCAAAAATGACGCCGGAATCAGCGGTAGAACTGATCAGAAACATTAGAAAGGGGAGTTTGTAA
- a CDS encoding NADH-quinone oxidoreductase subunit NuoF: MFIKTYADLEAYEEIFKKSLSKQRIKVLVCGGTGCVAGGSIDIYNELTRLVNENGNLASVDLVKEDEGISVKKSGCHGFCEAGPLVRIEPYNYLYLRVKTEDCKDIFDETIVKGKPVERLMHHENGRLYKTQEDIPFYHKQTRLVLENCGHMDAENIQECIGRGGYKSLIQIFSSMQPKDVCKTIQDSGLRGRGGGGYPVGKKWSQVLSQANPVKYVVCNGDEGDPGAFMDRSIMEGDPHKIIEGMIIAGYAAGAHTGYIYVRAEYPLAVERLKTAIEQAEKYGLLGKNILSSGFDFDLHINKGAGAFVCGEGSALTASIEGERGMPRVKPPRTVEHGLFSCPTVLNNVETFANVPFIISKGVDEYRKYGTKNSPGTKAFALTGNVVNTGLIEVPMGTTLREVVFDIGGGIPDGKRFKAVQIGGPSGGCLTFDESHLDMSLSFDSLKKAGAMIGSGGLVVMNEDTCMVEVARFFMSFTQRESCGKCIPCREGTKRMLEILEKIISGRGTLEDLELLKEIADTVKHTALCGLGKTAANPVLSTLEYFYDEYRSHVVDKICPSKQCKKLMTIEIDSNLCRGCSKCARNCPVNAISGKIKETFTIDAKKCIKCGACIESCAFKAIKEV, encoded by the coding sequence ATGTTTATCAAGACGTACGCAGATTTGGAAGCATATGAAGAAATTTTTAAAAAATCTTTATCGAAGCAAAGAATAAAAGTACTGGTATGCGGAGGAACAGGCTGTGTAGCCGGCGGATCCATAGATATTTATAATGAACTGACAAGACTAGTAAATGAAAATGGTAATTTGGCAAGCGTAGATCTTGTAAAAGAGGACGAAGGCATAAGTGTTAAAAAAAGCGGATGCCATGGATTTTGTGAAGCGGGGCCTCTTGTAAGAATTGAGCCGTATAATTATCTGTATTTGAGAGTAAAAACGGAGGATTGTAAAGATATATTTGATGAGACTATCGTTAAGGGAAAGCCTGTTGAAAGATTGATGCATCATGAAAATGGGAGACTGTATAAAACGCAGGAGGACATACCTTTTTATCATAAACAGACAAGACTTGTATTGGAAAATTGCGGTCATATGGATGCTGAGAATATTCAGGAGTGCATAGGAAGAGGCGGATATAAGTCATTGATACAAATTTTCAGCTCAATGCAGCCCAAGGACGTATGCAAAACGATTCAGGATTCCGGGCTCAGAGGACGAGGAGGCGGAGGCTATCCAGTTGGTAAAAAGTGGAGCCAGGTTTTATCACAGGCAAATCCCGTTAAGTATGTAGTCTGCAACGGTGATGAAGGTGACCCAGGGGCTTTCATGGATCGAAGCATAATGGAGGGTGATCCTCACAAAATTATTGAGGGGATGATAATTGCCGGATATGCTGCAGGAGCGCATACAGGATATATTTATGTGAGAGCCGAATATCCTCTTGCAGTTGAAAGGCTTAAAACTGCTATTGAGCAAGCTGAGAAATACGGATTGCTAGGTAAAAACATTTTAAGTTCAGGATTTGATTTTGATCTTCATATTAATAAGGGTGCCGGAGCATTTGTGTGCGGAGAAGGAAGTGCTCTTACAGCATCTATAGAAGGAGAGCGTGGGATGCCGAGAGTTAAGCCTCCTAGGACTGTTGAGCACGGTCTGTTTTCATGTCCAACTGTATTGAATAACGTTGAAACATTTGCAAATGTCCCCTTCATTATTAGCAAGGGTGTTGATGAGTACAGAAAATACGGAACCAAGAACAGTCCCGGAACAAAGGCGTTTGCACTTACAGGTAATGTTGTCAACACGGGACTTATAGAGGTCCCAATGGGAACAACGCTTAGAGAGGTAGTATTTGATATAGGAGGAGGTATTCCTGATGGCAAAAGGTTTAAGGCTGTACAAATCGGCGGACCTTCAGGAGGATGCCTAACCTTTGATGAAAGTCATCTCGATATGTCTTTAAGCTTTGACTCGTTGAAAAAAGCGGGAGCAATGATAGGTTCCGGCGGTTTGGTTGTTATGAATGAGGATACTTGTATGGTTGAGGTTGCAAGATTTTTTATGAGTTTTACACAGCGTGAATCCTGCGGTAAATGTATACCCTGCAGGGAAGGAACTAAAAGAATGCTGGAAATACTTGAAAAAATAATTTCAGGAAGAGGAACATTGGAAGATTTAGAATTATTAAAGGAAATTGCAGACACAGTTAAGCATACTGCGCTGTGCGGCCTTGGAAAAACAGCTGCAAACCCTGTGCTCAGTACACTGGAGTATTTTTATGATGAATATCGGTCGCACGTAGTGGACAAGATATGCCCTTCTAAGCAGTGCAAGAAATTAATGACTATTGAAATAGATTCGAATTTATGCAGGGGATGTTCAAAATGTGCCAGAAACTGTCCGGTTAATGCAATAAGCGGAAAAATCAAAGAAACATTTACAATAGATGCTAAAAAATGTATTAAGTGCGGGGCCTGCATAGAGTCGTGTGCATTTAAAGCAATCAAGGAGGTATAG